The Synechocystis sp. PCC 7509 genome includes a window with the following:
- a CDS encoding TIGR04282 family arsenosugar biosynthesis glycosyltransferase, translating to MQLSKIIKKRLIIFTRYPEPGKTKTRMIGALGEIGAANLQRQMTEHTLAQAQLLQEFCPVSIEVRFASGDKQLMQQWLGDDIDCLAQGEGDLGQKMAYSLLSAFQNQIESVVIIGSDCPGLTPQLIAQAFQQLDLGSDLVLGSAIDGGYYLIALSKFIPELFTGISWGSDRVLAQTVAIAHKLNLIISYLPPLADVDRPEDLPIWEQTQKEC from the coding sequence TTGCAGTTATCCAAAATCATTAAAAAACGCTTAATCATTTTTACTCGCTATCCAGAGCCAGGAAAAACTAAAACTCGCATGATTGGAGCATTGGGAGAAATAGGCGCGGCAAATCTCCAACGTCAAATGACTGAACATACTCTAGCGCAAGCCCAACTATTGCAAGAGTTTTGTCCTGTTTCAATCGAAGTGCGTTTTGCCAGTGGCGACAAACAATTGATGCAACAATGGCTAGGAGATGATATTGATTGTCTAGCCCAAGGAGAGGGGGATTTGGGTCAAAAAATGGCTTATTCCCTATTGTCAGCCTTTCAAAATCAAATAGAATCGGTGGTAATTATTGGTAGCGATTGCCCTGGATTAACGCCGCAGTTGATCGCCCAAGCCTTTCAACAATTGGATCTTGGTAGCGATTTGGTGCTAGGTTCGGCAATAGACGGGGGTTATTATTTAATTGCTTTAAGTAAATTTATCCCAGAGTTATTTACAGGTATTAGTTGGGGAAGCGATCGCGTATTAGCCCAAACGGTAGCTATTGCCCACAAGCTTAATTTAATAATTTCTTACTTACCCCCTTTAGCAGACGTAGATAGACCGGAAGATTTGCCTATTTGGGAACAAACACAGAAAGAATGTTAA
- the pgl gene encoding 6-phosphogluconolactonase — MEKIVEVLPSLELLIERSLAIILDRISDSIAERGFCAIALAGGSTPKPLYEAISKQSLPWNKIHVFWGDERYVAPEHPDSNQLMARKAWLNKVPIPATNIHPMPTKESDPHVAASIYEQELLGFFQLTPGELPVFDVILLGIGDDGHTASLFPHTDALKVSDRAVTVGSKDGQPRITFTYTLINQARCVMFLVAGSSKKAALAQIFAPIADNYTYPSRFIQPQGKLWWLLDGSAGQEVPSKSA, encoded by the coding sequence ATGGAAAAAATAGTTGAAGTTTTACCAAGCTTGGAATTGCTAATTGAGCGCAGTTTAGCAATTATTCTCGATCGCATTAGTGATTCTATTGCCGAGCGGGGATTTTGTGCGATCGCCCTAGCAGGTGGAAGTACGCCTAAACCCCTCTACGAAGCGATTTCTAAGCAATCGCTACCTTGGAACAAAATTCACGTTTTTTGGGGCGATGAACGCTACGTAGCACCAGAGCATCCAGACAGCAATCAATTGATGGCAAGGAAAGCTTGGCTAAATAAAGTCCCGATCCCTGCTACCAATATCCACCCCATGCCCACAAAGGAAAGCGATCCTCATGTAGCCGCAAGCATCTACGAGCAAGAATTGCTAGGTTTTTTTCAACTTACTCCCGGAGAACTACCAGTATTTGACGTGATTTTGCTAGGAATTGGCGATGATGGACATACAGCATCATTATTTCCTCATACCGATGCTTTGAAAGTGAGCGATCGCGCTGTTACTGTAGGTAGTAAAGACGGACAACCGCGAATTACCTTCACGTATACATTAATTAATCAAGCTCGTTGCGTGATGTTTTTAGTTGCTGGATCTAGCAAAAAAGCGGCACTAGCACAAATTTTTGCACCGATAGCCGACAACTATACTTATCCCAGTAGATTTATTCAACCCCAAGGTAAGCTATGGTGGCTGCTCGACGGGTCCGCAGGTCAAGAAGTCCCCTCAAAGAGCGCATAA
- a CDS encoding Crp/Fnr family transcriptional regulator produces MAISALNPTLPTMLTQRIFSRREIIPPRQDILWKIDRGAVRTYTWSEQGTLITLGYWGKGDVVGHSLSRVNPYQIECLTSVETSLLPLKLWDEALEAMLSHIQQTEELLSIVHRKPVSLRLWQFLNWLSQKFGRQVDRGQLIDIAITHQEIAEVINTTRVSVTRMLQQFEEENLLIRHQRQLIIPLGNNQKLKFR; encoded by the coding sequence ATGGCAATTTCAGCTTTAAATCCCACCTTACCCACCATGCTGACGCAGCGGATATTTAGCCGCCGCGAAATAATTCCACCACGTCAAGACATTTTATGGAAAATCGATCGGGGAGCAGTACGGACTTATACTTGGAGCGAACAAGGTACATTAATTACTCTCGGATATTGGGGAAAAGGAGATGTCGTCGGTCATTCCCTATCACGGGTTAATCCTTATCAAATAGAATGTTTAACAAGTGTAGAAACAAGTCTTCTCCCCTTGAAGCTTTGGGATGAAGCCCTAGAAGCGATGCTTTCCCATATTCAACAAACTGAGGAACTATTAAGCATTGTTCATCGCAAACCCGTATCGCTAAGATTGTGGCAATTTTTAAACTGGCTAAGTCAAAAATTTGGTCGTCAGGTCGATCGAGGACAATTAATTGATATCGCAATAACTCATCAAGAAATAGCTGAAGTTATTAATACAACACGAGTGTCAGTGACAAGAATGTTACAGCAATTTGAGGAGGAAAACCTACTAATACGTCACCAACGACAGCTAATCATTCCTTTAGGAAATAACCAAAAACTAAAGTTTAGATGA
- a CDS encoding PAS domain-containing sensor histidine kinase has protein sequence MVSFLLGLAVAVGFWVWQQIRFKRKLQHLLETFGTEVSEVSLPLIPRLRREIALQNQRQQQLLSQLQTWETLLESAPIGYLQVDDENQLLWCNPKARQLLGLQKWKPGQLRLLLELVRSYELDRLIEQTRDRGAPQIQEWLHHPDCSDAAAISHLQKISLRASSLLLPQEQVGVFIENQQPIVEIIQTRDRLVSDLAHELKTPLTSIRLVIETLQQQIDLPWRRLIDRLLPEVDRLINLVQNWLEISHLELEPHKKLNLQPVELQSLIYSVWQNLEPIAQERHLQLDYSQSAPLWIKADKSRLTQVFLNLLHNSIKYSPAEATIHVIINLLPTKTAPKQVQINVIDSGKGFPIEDLPYVFDRLYRCEADRNRHSVENNTSLPIINGSGLGLAIAQQIVLAHGGTIKAKNHPDTGGAWLQVELPKIIPNLSN, from the coding sequence GTGGTTTCATTTTTGCTTGGATTAGCCGTCGCCGTTGGATTTTGGGTTTGGCAACAAATTCGATTTAAGCGCAAGTTGCAACATTTGCTTGAAACTTTTGGCACGGAAGTGTCAGAAGTTTCGCTGCCATTAATTCCCCGCTTGCGTCGCGAAATTGCCCTACAAAATCAGCGTCAACAACAATTGCTTTCCCAGCTACAAACTTGGGAAACTTTGCTAGAATCCGCACCCATTGGATATTTGCAAGTAGATGACGAAAATCAACTATTGTGGTGCAACCCAAAAGCTAGACAATTGCTTGGATTGCAAAAATGGAAGCCTGGACAACTACGTTTGCTTTTAGAATTGGTGAGATCCTACGAATTAGATCGGCTAATTGAGCAAACCCGCGATCGCGGAGCGCCACAAATCCAAGAATGGTTGCACCACCCAGATTGCTCTGATGCAGCCGCCATCAGCCATCTACAAAAAATCAGCCTGCGAGCCTCTAGTTTACTTTTACCTCAAGAACAAGTAGGAGTATTTATAGAAAATCAGCAGCCGATCGTAGAAATCATCCAAACGCGCGATCGCCTAGTTTCTGATTTAGCACACGAATTAAAAACCCCTCTAACTTCCATTCGCTTAGTAATAGAGACTTTACAGCAGCAAATAGACTTACCTTGGCGGCGCTTAATTGATCGCTTGCTCCCAGAAGTTGACCGCTTAATTAATTTAGTCCAAAATTGGCTAGAAATCAGTCATTTAGAGCTAGAACCTCACAAAAAATTAAATCTCCAACCTGTAGAATTACAAAGTCTGATTTACTCAGTTTGGCAAAATCTCGAACCCATCGCTCAAGAGCGCCATCTTCAGCTTGACTACTCCCAAAGCGCTCCCCTATGGATAAAAGCTGATAAATCGCGGCTGACTCAAGTATTTTTAAATCTACTTCACAATAGTATTAAGTACAGCCCAGCAGAAGCTACTATCCACGTAATTATTAATTTGCTACCGACTAAAACGGCTCCCAAGCAAGTACAAATTAATGTAATAGATAGCGGTAAAGGCTTCCCAATAGAAGATTTACCTTACGTTTTTGATCGCCTGTATCGCTGCGAAGCAGATAGAAATCGGCATTCTGTCGAAAACAATACATCTTTACCGATAATTAATGGTAGTGGATTAGGTTTAGCGATCGCCCAACAAATTGTTCTAGCTCACGGCGGTACAATTAAAGCTAAAAACCATCCTGATACGGGTGGCGCTTGGCTACAAGTAGAATTACCCAAAATTATCCCGAACTTGAGTAACTAG
- the aroA gene encoding 3-phosphoshikimate 1-carboxyvinyltransferase, translated as MSATLVTVETTTQLTDDLIIQPPTSGIALQGQIEVPGDKSISHRALMLGAISQGETQIQGLLLGEDPRSTAECFRAMGAEISDLNTQLVRVKGIGLGQLKEPVDILNAGNSGTTLRLMLGLLASHPGRLFTVTGDSSLRSRPMSRVVKPLQQMGAHIWGRAGAALAPLAVLGQTLKPIHYQSPIASAQVKSCLLLAGLMTEGKTTITEPSVSRDHSERMLKAFGAQLTTDPDSKSVTITGGATLHGQTVIVPGDISSAAFWLVAGSIVPGSEILIENVGVNPTRTGVIEALAMMGADITLENQRVVAGEPVADLRVRARALHGCTISGDLIPRLIDEIPVLAVAAVFASGTTIIKDAEELRVKESDRITVMANQLNKMGAKISELTDGMEITGGTPLTGAEVESYSDHRITMSLAVAALNAQGKTTIHGAEAAAISYPTFVATLKQVCGTN; from the coding sequence ATGTCGGCAACCTTGGTTACGGTCGAAACTACTACGCAGCTTACAGACGATCTAATTATTCAACCGCCCACTTCGGGAATAGCTTTACAAGGTCAAATTGAAGTTCCCGGTGATAAATCCATCTCTCACCGCGCGTTAATGTTAGGGGCGATTTCTCAAGGTGAAACCCAAATTCAAGGCTTGCTTTTAGGGGAAGATCCCCGCAGTACCGCCGAATGCTTCCGAGCTATGGGTGCAGAAATTTCCGACTTAAATACCCAATTGGTGAGGGTTAAAGGCATCGGCTTAGGACAACTCAAAGAGCCAGTAGATATTTTAAATGCGGGAAATTCTGGTACAACTTTAAGATTAATGCTAGGGCTACTAGCGTCGCACCCAGGGCGGCTATTTACGGTTACAGGGGATAGTTCCTTGCGATCGCGTCCCATGTCTCGTGTAGTCAAGCCCTTGCAGCAAATGGGCGCTCATATTTGGGGACGTGCGGGCGCAGCTTTAGCACCTTTAGCAGTCCTTGGACAAACCCTAAAACCTATTCACTATCAATCCCCTATTGCTTCGGCTCAAGTTAAGTCTTGCCTTCTTTTAGCAGGATTAATGACCGAGGGAAAAACCACCATAACTGAACCTTCGGTATCGCGAGATCACAGCGAACGAATGTTAAAAGCATTTGGGGCGCAACTTACCACCGACCCCGATAGTAAAAGCGTAACGATAACAGGTGGAGCTACCTTACACGGACAAACGGTAATTGTTCCTGGGGATATAAGTTCGGCGGCTTTTTGGCTAGTAGCAGGCTCGATTGTTCCCGGTTCAGAAATACTTATTGAGAATGTCGGCGTTAATCCCACCCGCACCGGGGTAATAGAAGCTTTAGCAATGATGGGCGCAGATATAACGCTAGAAAATCAGCGCGTAGTAGCTGGAGAACCTGTCGCCGATTTACGAGTGCGTGCAAGGGCGTTACATGGCTGTACAATTTCTGGTGACTTGATTCCCCGATTAATTGATGAAATTCCTGTTCTCGCCGTAGCTGCCGTTTTTGCATCGGGAACGACAATAATTAAGGATGCGGAGGAATTAAGGGTTAAAGAAAGCGATCGCATTACTGTGATGGCAAATCAGTTAAATAAAATGGGGGCAAAAATTAGCGAATTAACCGATGGAATGGAAATTACTGGCGGTACTCCTTTAACCGGGGCAGAAGTTGAAAGCTATAGCGATCATCGTATTACTATGAGTTTAGCTGTCGCGGCGCTTAATGCTCAAGGCAAAACTACTATTCACGGCGCGGAAGCGGCGGCGATTTCTTATCCTACTTTTGTTGCTACTCTCAAACAAGTTTGCGGAACTAACTGA
- the phoU gene encoding phosphate signaling complex protein PhoU, with protein sequence MNNAVSDRNFERPHFQRRIRRLERDILRMGALVENSFRLSHQALFARDLIAAEQLPLLDKKIDHFYRQIELECAALITLEGPVAQDLRLISAFMQLVRDLERIGDYAEDLGEIALKMFPYPAHRCVPQIETMSHHAQAMLATSLVALADLDVTAGQSVKRLDDTVDTAYKTLYQTLANERDIKGVVEPILLLVLIIRHLERMADHATNIGQRVAYIVTGQRG encoded by the coding sequence GTGAATAATGCCGTTTCCGATCGCAATTTTGAACGACCCCACTTTCAGCGCCGCATTCGGCGTTTAGAACGCGATATTCTCCGTATGGGTGCTTTGGTTGAAAACTCTTTTCGCTTGAGTCACCAAGCCTTGTTTGCTCGCGATCTAATTGCTGCTGAACAACTTCCTTTACTTGATAAAAAAATCGATCACTTCTATCGTCAAATTGAGTTGGAATGTGCCGCATTAATCACCTTAGAAGGGCCTGTAGCTCAAGATTTGAGACTAATAAGTGCTTTTATGCAGCTAGTTAGAGATTTAGAGCGAATTGGTGATTATGCCGAAGATTTAGGCGAAATTGCTTTGAAAATGTTTCCTTACCCTGCTCATCGCTGCGTCCCCCAAATTGAAACGATGTCTCATCACGCCCAAGCAATGTTAGCTACAAGTTTAGTCGCTTTAGCGGATTTAGATGTTACGGCGGGGCAATCGGTCAAACGTTTAGATGATACAGTTGATACTGCCTACAAAACCCTTTATCAAACCTTAGCCAACGAACGCGATATCAAGGGAGTTGTCGAGCCAATTTTATTGTTGGTATTAATTATTCGCCATCTAGAGCGAATGGCAGATCATGCTACTAATATAGGTCAAAGAGTCGCTTACATAGTTACTGGACAAAGAGGCTAA
- the hisA gene encoding 1-(5-phosphoribosyl)-5-[(5-phosphoribosylamino)methylideneamino]imidazole-4-carboxamide isomerase, translating into MDVIPAIDLLNGACVRLYQGDYAQSQVFNDNPVEVAIEWAEQGATILHIVDLDGAKAGKVVNHQAISQIVQTVPVKVQIGGGLRDFSSVEQLLNLGVHRVILGTVAVEQPKLVADLCQSFPNQIVVGIDARNGKVATRGWLENSEVLATDLAQQMQELGAATIIYTDIHRDGTLQGPNLAALRELAAALSIPIIASGGVSSITDLLSLLALEPQGVSGAIVGRALYTGDISLKQAIQAVGQGRWQDIPPDLESSAWA; encoded by the coding sequence ATGGACGTAATTCCAGCAATTGATTTACTAAATGGTGCGTGTGTGAGGCTGTATCAGGGCGATTATGCTCAGTCTCAAGTTTTTAACGATAATCCCGTAGAAGTGGCAATAGAATGGGCAGAACAAGGCGCTACAATCCTGCATATTGTAGACTTAGATGGCGCGAAAGCGGGTAAAGTAGTCAACCATCAGGCGATTTCTCAAATTGTCCAAACCGTACCCGTAAAAGTTCAAATAGGCGGCGGATTACGTGACTTTTCCAGCGTGGAGCAATTATTAAACTTAGGCGTACATCGAGTAATTTTAGGCACTGTTGCAGTAGAACAACCAAAACTTGTCGCCGACTTATGCCAATCATTTCCAAATCAAATTGTTGTGGGTATAGATGCGCGTAACGGCAAAGTTGCAACTCGTGGTTGGCTAGAAAATTCCGAAGTTTTAGCCACCGATTTAGCCCAGCAAATGCAAGAATTAGGCGCAGCGACGATTATTTACACAGATATTCATCGCGATGGTACGTTACAAGGGCCAAACTTAGCAGCATTGCGCGAACTAGCCGCCGCCCTATCTATCCCAATTATTGCTTCTGGTGGCGTAAGTTCCATTACCGACCTTCTCAGCTTACTAGCGCTAGAACCCCAAGGAGTAAGCGGTGCGATCGTCGGACGCGCTTTATATACTGGCGATATCTCTCTCAAACAGGCAATTCAAGCTGTTGGACAAGGACGCTGGCAAGATATCCCGCCCGATTTAGAGTCCTCAGCCTGGGCATAA
- a CDS encoding FHA domain-containing protein, giving the protein MIVCPNCNHSNPEGAQSCEACYTPLPTMTNCPNCAAEVQSDATFCGQCGSNLTTSSMATEVEPSIATDISSPMPDLMALEPLLQPEPLVTNNETEAMPVVTTEVSKPPVMTSPEPPSAPPPIEPIAPPFAAPEAMPMEAKLSSTTQLQQQKARMLHIQTDTLIELPPNLSVVHIGKQNDRIPPDVDVSGFPNSEIVSRVHADIRVEGDTYYIEDVGSANGTYVNNLPLPHGNRHRLRAGDRIALGKGDLVTFLFQIS; this is encoded by the coding sequence ATGATCGTCTGCCCTAACTGCAATCACTCCAACCCTGAAGGCGCACAATCGTGCGAAGCTTGCTATACACCTCTCCCAACTATGACAAATTGTCCTAATTGCGCCGCAGAAGTTCAATCGGATGCGACATTTTGTGGTCAGTGTGGTTCTAACTTAACTACCTCATCAATGGCAACAGAAGTAGAACCAAGCATTGCTACAGATATTTCCTCACCTATGCCCGATTTGATGGCTTTAGAGCCACTCCTACAACCAGAGCCTTTGGTAACTAATAATGAAACTGAAGCCATGCCTGTAGTAACAACAGAGGTGTCTAAACCACCAGTAATGACTTCTCCAGAGCCACCATCAGCGCCACCACCAATAGAACCTATAGCTCCACCTTTTGCCGCACCCGAAGCAATGCCAATGGAGGCTAAACTAAGTTCTACAACACAATTACAGCAACAAAAAGCGCGGATGCTGCATATTCAAACCGATACATTAATTGAATTGCCGCCAAATTTATCAGTAGTACACATTGGCAAGCAAAATGATCGCATTCCTCCCGATGTTGATGTTTCTGGCTTTCCCAATTCGGAAATTGTTTCACGGGTTCATGCCGATATTCGCGTAGAAGGAGATACTTATTACATTGAAGATGTAGGCAGCGCTAACGGTACTTACGTTAATAATCTGCCATTACCTCATGGTAATCGTCATCGCTTGCGTGCAGGCGATCGCATTGCCCTAGGCAAGGGAGATTTGGTAACTTTCTTATTTCAAATTTCTTAG
- a CDS encoding winged helix-turn-helix domain-containing protein — protein MITRELTKSPPRADIGQMSRVLVVEDEELIREMVVLGLEGEGYATSIATDGRTALLLLQNTEPNFGELPFDLVILDIMLPQVNGMDICRLLRHQGNPVPILMLSAKGSEIDRVLGLEVGADDYLTKPFSMRELIARCRALLRRQRLGGLPPLPVLQFKEIALYPQECRVMVRAQEASLSPKEFRLLELFMNYPRRVWSREQLLDRVWGGDFVGDSKTVDVHIRWLREKLEVDPSHPEYVITVRGFGYRFG, from the coding sequence ATGATTACCCGCGAACTAACAAAAAGTCCTCCTAGGGCAGATATTGGACAAATGAGCCGCGTTTTAGTAGTAGAAGATGAAGAACTAATTAGGGAAATGGTCGTTTTGGGCTTGGAAGGCGAGGGTTATGCAACGTCCATCGCGACGGATGGACGTACAGCTTTATTATTGCTGCAAAATACCGAACCGAACTTTGGCGAACTTCCCTTTGACTTAGTAATTTTGGATATAATGTTGCCGCAAGTAAATGGAATGGATATTTGCCGCTTACTGCGCCATCAAGGAAATCCCGTACCTATTCTTATGCTTAGTGCTAAAGGTAGTGAAATCGATCGCGTTTTGGGCTTAGAAGTCGGCGCTGACGATTATCTTACTAAGCCCTTTAGTATGCGGGAATTAATCGCTCGTTGTCGTGCTTTGCTGCGCCGCCAGCGTTTAGGCGGTTTACCTCCATTACCTGTATTGCAGTTTAAAGAAATTGCTCTTTATCCTCAAGAATGCCGGGTAATGGTACGCGCTCAAGAAGCCAGTCTTTCGCCAAAGGAATTTCGCCTTTTAGAATTATTTATGAACTATCCGCGCCGAGTCTGGTCGCGCGAACAATTGCTAGATCGAGTATGGGGAGGAGATTTTGTTGGCGACAGCAAAACTGTAGATGTTCATATTCGTTGGCTGCGGGAAAAATTAGAAGTAGATCCAAGTCATCCAGAGTACGTTATTACGGTGCGAGGATTTGGCTATCGTTTCGGTTGA
- a CDS encoding FHA domain-containing protein, with product MQSWKFNDKSLIRIGRATDNEVVLYSSVVSRLHVELRESNGNWEIINKGANGTYVDEQRISQVPVVDGVVMRIAPSGPKLQIRFGDVMVNRPLAKVAFKVD from the coding sequence ATGCAAAGTTGGAAATTTAACGACAAATCTTTGATCCGGATTGGCAGAGCAACAGATAATGAAGTTGTGTTATACAGTTCTGTAGTTTCGCGCTTGCACGTTGAATTACGAGAAAGTAACGGAAATTGGGAAATTATTAATAAAGGTGCAAATGGTACTTATGTAGACGAGCAACGGATTTCTCAAGTACCAGTTGTAGACGGGGTAGTTATGCGGATTGCCCCTTCTGGTCCAAAGTTGCAAATTCGGTTTGGCGATGTGATGGTCAATAGACCTCTTGCAAAAGTTGCCTTTAAAGTTGATTGA